A genomic region of Kribbella sp. NBC_00382 contains the following coding sequences:
- a CDS encoding type II secretion system F family protein, which yields MRALTALLVSATVLTLLPTPTRALHRLSSQPSRPRSQSQLSAGSGAFARSTKRRLGVLTAIVALGALVAVSTDPSVVVIALTIGVVALVVIKQRTRTARARVAAARRAAVIEACDVLAAELTAGRPPAAALEGAATVCPDLQVASAAAKLGGDVPSLLELLAETPGAEGLRALAAAWRVADESGAAFAVIAERLAHSLRADESIRHQITTSMAGTQATARLLAVLPIFGTALGYALGANPLAFLTQTPPGWLCLALGLTLSTLGLHWTNTQTKPPGTPRHHPT from the coding sequence ATGCGAGCCCTCACAGCGCTGCTGGTTTCGGCCACGGTCCTCACGCTGCTCCCGACCCCAACCCGAGCCCTTCACCGCCTCAGCTCGCAGCCCTCGAGACCCCGTAGCCAGTCCCAGCTCTCTGCGGGCAGCGGCGCCTTCGCCCGATCGACCAAGCGCCGACTAGGCGTCCTGACCGCGATCGTTGCCCTAGGCGCCTTAGTCGCGGTATCGACAGATCCATCGGTGGTAGTGATCGCGCTGACCATCGGTGTCGTCGCACTGGTAGTGATCAAGCAACGCACGCGTACCGCTCGGGCACGGGTGGCAGCCGCGCGACGAGCCGCAGTGATCGAAGCCTGCGACGTCCTGGCAGCCGAACTAACCGCCGGCCGCCCACCAGCAGCCGCCCTGGAAGGCGCCGCCACCGTCTGCCCAGACCTCCAGGTCGCGTCAGCAGCAGCCAAGCTAGGCGGCGACGTCCCATCCCTCCTGGAACTGCTCGCTGAAACCCCAGGCGCAGAAGGCCTCCGAGCCCTAGCCGCAGCCTGGCGAGTAGCCGACGAATCCGGCGCAGCCTTCGCCGTTATCGCCGAACGCCTAGCCCACTCCCTCCGCGCCGACGAATCCATCCGCCACCAAATCACCACCAGCATGGCCGGCACCCAAGCCACCGCCCGCCTACTAGCCGTCCTCCCCATCTTCGGCACAGCCCTCGGCTACGCCCTAGGCGCCAACCCCCTCGCCTTCCTGACCCAAACCCCACCCGGCTGGCTCTGCCTAGCCCTAGGTCTAACGCTCTCCACCCTCGGCCTCCACTGGACCAACACCCAAACCAAACCCCCAGGCACCCCCCGCCACCACCCAACCTGA